The sequence GCTACAGCTTCTTCAATAATTCGATACAGGAAAGCGTGCTGGCCTACCGGATATTGAAAGCGGACGGTAAACACCCTGAACTGCTAAGCAAGCTGCGTAACTACTTTTTAGAACAGCGCAAGGATGGTTACTGGCGTAATACCTACGAGTCGGCGCAAATCCTGGAAACCATCATGCCCGATCTGCTCATCGGTAATAAAAAGCCTGAACCGTCAGTAATTACCCTAAGCGGCGATAAAAACGAGACTGTTACACAATTCCCTTACACCGGCACATTAACAGGCGGCGGGCAGTTAACGGTTAAAAAAACGGGCACCATGCCGGTATACATTACCGCTTATCAAAAATTCTGGAACTCAACTCCTGAAAAGGTAAGTAAGGACTTTACAGTGGATACCAAATTTGAGAAAAGCAGCAGTACGGTAACAAAAGCTAAAGGCGGCGAAACGATTACCCTGCGGGCCGAAGTTACCGCCCGGGCCGATGCCGATTTTGTAATGATAGAGATCCCCATCCCGGCAGGCTGCTCGTACCAGGATAAAAGCCAGGCTTACGGTAACGGCGAGGTGCACCGCGAGTACTTTAAAAACAAGGTGAGTATATTTTGCCGTAAACTAACACAGGGTAAGCATACGTTCTCGGTTACGTTAACGGCCCGTTACGGTGGCAATTACCACGTAAATCCTGCCAAAGCAGAGATGATGTATTTTCCTGTGTTTTATGGTAGAGAGGGGATGAAGATGTTTGTGATTGAGTAGTTTCTACGTGTTTATCGTCATGCTGAGCGATAGCGAAGCATGATGATGGGGTGAGGAGAGCGCATTTTGGTTTGCAATTTGTATTACTACCTCAACAAATTCAAATAAACTGAAACTATGAACTTAAAACGAACTTTCGGCGCTATACTTACCGTGTTAGGTATCGTCGGTTTGATCTATACAGGGGTTGGTATTGTACAGCATAGCGTACAATCTGTCACCCTGATTGTAGTAGGTATTATCTCGATATTGTTTTTCTTTCAGGGTATTAGCCTGGTGCGTAATACGGCGGATACCGCCAAGTAAATTATTGTATCCCTGCTGCTACGCCTACCTGCTGTGGCAGCGGGGTTATTACGCCATCAAGCGTGATGGTAAGTCCCGAGGCCGGGAAGTCGGCATCGGTAAGTTGTTTGATCTTGTCAATTACCCGAAAGGTACTATCGCGCGTTAGTCCGTCAGCGTGGGTTTGTTTAAAAGGAATGATCCGGGCTGATAGAAATTCGCCCTTTTTATTCAGATAAACTTTTAGCAGGGGCGCAAGACCGGATACGCCCTCAACACTTACGCATTTATAAGTGCAAAAATTACCAAGACTATAGGCAATCAACCGGCCGTTGTACAGTTCTACCGCGCGGTTAACATGCGGGCCATTACCCAGAACCAGGTCGGCGCCGGCGTTAATAGCGGTATGCGCAAACTCATACACATTTCCCCGCCTGGCGCCCATGTAGGTTTCCATCTGCCGGGGCACATGTTCGAATGTTGGCCCCTCGCCGCCGCCGTGAAAGGAAACGATAACGACATCGCAACGGCTTTTCAGGCTACGCACCTCTTGTTTAACAAATTTCAGATCGGTAATGGGTAAGGTTTGCGCATTTGGGGCAAACGAACAAAAGCCATATTTCACGCCACTGATAGTGATCACTGTATCAGGGCGACTGATCTGCCCCGCATAGGCAATGCCTATCGAATCTAATACGCGCATGGTATTGAGCCGCCCCCGGTCGCCAAAATCGCCAATGTGGTTGTTGGCCAGGCTGAGCAGGTTGAACCCCGCATTTTTAAATATCCCACTGTAAACAGATGGCATACGGAACAAGTAGGCAGTGCTTTTTAAATGCATTTTAAAACTCGCGGGCGCGCCGCCATCAAGTAATACGCCCTCCAGGTTGCCAATGGTGATATCGGCTTGCTGCAGGTCGGTTAGCGCGGCATCAAAGCTATGTAAAGCGCTGTCGGGGGGGAGCGTGCTATTATTGGGGTATGATGTACCTAACATGATATCGCCAACGGCAGCTATGCAAAGCGTATCGTGTGTAGTTTTAACTAAGTGTTTTTTTTCAGCGATGAGATTTTTTGACGGCTTTTTAATAGCGGTTGCCATCTCCGGTTGCTGGAAAACGCAGGAGGATAAGGCGAATAAAAAAAGCAGGCCGGCCAGCGGCGCACGAATGTTCATTGCAAAAAAAATCCCTCCGCTTTTACGGAGGGATCAAATATCTTGTTTTTTCTTATTTACTATCCTGTTCTTCCGTTTTGCCCGACATCAGCTCGTCTTTAAACGATGCCAGCATGCGGCCTCCGCGGTAGAAGTAACGGCTGTAATATGAGTCGCCAATATTGTTTATCGCTACCCCGCGCGATGAAGCGTGGGCAAAGCGGCCATCGCCAAGATAAATACCTACGTGCGATATGCTGCGGCTATGGATCTTAAAGAATACCAGGTCGCCCTGTTTCAGGTCGTCTTTAGCAACCGGGGTAACCATGCTGAAAATATCGCGCGAATTGCGTTTAATATCCAGGTTGAAAACCTTTTCGTAAAGCTCTTTAGTAAAGGCCGAGCAATCGATACCTTTTTTTGATGAACCGCCAAAACGGTAAGGGGTACCGATCCAGTCGTAAACAAATTGAAACAATTTCACATTAGAGGTAGCATTTAAGGCCACACCCATAATTTGCGACATGTAATCTTTGGCTAAACTTTCCTGATCGTCCTCTTTTTCAGGAGCTTGTGCTGGAACGGTTTTTGTTTGCGCGTGTGCAGCTAAAATGCTGAGAAATAGCGCAATAACAAGAGAAAATTTCTTCATTAATCCTTAGTTTGTTCGGGTTAACTGTACACAGTGTTTACTAAATAATACACCCCATCTTTAATCGAACACAAAACTATACAAATTATCCGGATTACCAAATGTTGAAAAAAAATTTTTTCGTCGTTAAATTGCTAATATTTTTAAACTATTGTTAATAAAGTTTCTCTAAAGTGTGTGTTTTTGATTGGTGTATTTCTTGTTTATTTGGAATAATATCCTGCAAAGAAAATGACTTTTTAAACATCACTTACAGGCCGGTAATAATTATTAAGCTATGCAATATTAATGTTACAAGATGCTTATTTGTTCAAAATGAAGGGCTTACGCAGTTTGCATTTATTTCCTTTCGATCCGGAAACCCTCCGTGATAGTTTTGCCGCGTAAGGTAAGGGCCGAGTCGGGAAATACGGAACAGGGGATGTTGCAATCGCCTATTTCCCAATGGTCTTCGCCGGGGTTATTATGTACAATATTTATCTTCAGCCCCGACCTTGTGGTAAATATCCCGGGGTTATTTATTTTCGGCACATCGCCTATGGGCTGCATATCTAAATTGCGGTTTTTGTACATAACAGCACAGGCGCAAATAAAGATCACCACGGGCATAGCCTTTAACCACTTGTAGTTAAAACCTGCTATTAAAAATGCCAGCGGGGCCAGTCCCAGCGCCCAAAAGGTAAACGGCGCGAAGCGGATATCGGGCGCCATAAAAAACCAAAACGCCAGCGTAATAAGTACAGGTATCAAAAACAGGTTCAGTTTACGGGTGTTGGTGCGCCTGATCCTAAACCATACAATAAGCCCGATGCATAAACACACAGGCAGCACGGCGCCGAGGGTGCTAAGCATGCGGATAATCCAATCGTGTACCCAGCTATAGTTATGTGCTGCTTCAATAGCCGGCGGCCCATGCAGGTGCGAGCGGGCAAAGCCCTTAATATAATCGGCAAAATTGATTACGTTTCCTTTAAGTATTAGCCAATCTACCGGTAGCGGGAATAGTGTCAACGGGAAGCCAAGGTACCCCGAGGCGATGCCGCCCCTTACTATCCATGGTAGCACTAACAGTGCGTATATGCCAATGGAGGGCCATATTTGCGCGGCCTTCCACCGTTTGGTTTTGATGAGCCAGTAAAGTGCCATGAACAACAATCCGAAGCCAATCCCGGCGAAGCTTAGCTTCATGACCATTCCAAACAAGGCATAAAAGGCCAATAGGAAGATATCCTGGAAGGTAATTTGTTTGGCTTCAATGCAGCGGATCACATCGCACAAAACTTTAAACGTAAACACATTCACAAAAACATCGGGCGTGGGGCTGCTTAGGTTTTGTACCCCCGCGTTAATACAGATAGGCAGGAACAATAACTGGAAGGCCGACAGGAAATCTACCTTTTTCTTGCCACTGAAACAGGCTTTTGTGTTACAAATAATTTCGGTGCAGATGGCGATGGTCAGTAACCCGTTGGATGCGCAGGCGCCGGCGTAATGCCCCCATAAACCATTGAGAAAAGCGGCATATAAAAAGTACGATTGGTTAACGGCAAGGTAAATGTACAGGTTGGCAGCTCCCGGTGTAGATGGATAATGGTTAGCCCAGTTGATACAATAAAAATGATAAACAATGGTATCGTAAATAAAGGAGTTATCCAGGCTCGAGGTGATCAGGAATACGGCGACCAACAGCATCAGCACAACAGTTATCCAGCCGGGAAATTTTACCGAACTGAAGAACCTGGCTTTTATCATTTCCCTTAGTCCATCTAAAGCGATGGGTAAAAGAATAGCCCAACAAAAAAAATTAACAGGCGCGAATAAATTCCATAGCTGAAGAAATAAAATACACTTGCCCAGGCCGTACCAAAAATAATTGAACTTGTTTTCGGTCAGCACCCCGTTTTGCGTGCGGAAGGGAATGCGTGCAAAACCTATGGCGGTAATAAAAGCGAAAGCCAAAAGCCAGAATGCCAGTAAGGTGATGGATTGAAGCAGTAAGTGTGGCATTTTAAAATAATAGGCTTGCTAATTTAACACTACCCCAAATATACTGCATTTGCATTATTGATTTGCGCCC comes from Mucilaginibacter mali and encodes:
- a CDS encoding LIC_10190 family membrane protein — encoded protein: MPHLLLQSITLLAFWLLAFAFITAIGFARIPFRTQNGVLTENKFNYFWYGLGKCILFLQLWNLFAPVNFFCWAILLPIALDGLREMIKARFFSSVKFPGWITVVLMLLVAVFLITSSLDNSFIYDTIVYHFYCINWANHYPSTPGAANLYIYLAVNQSYFLYAAFLNGLWGHYAGACASNGLLTIAICTEIICNTKACFSGKKKVDFLSAFQLLFLPICINAGVQNLSSPTPDVFVNVFTFKVLCDVIRCIEAKQITFQDIFLLAFYALFGMVMKLSFAGIGFGLLFMALYWLIKTKRWKAAQIWPSIGIYALLVLPWIVRGGIASGYLGFPLTLFPLPVDWLILKGNVINFADYIKGFARSHLHGPPAIEAAHNYSWVHDWIIRMLSTLGAVLPVCLCIGLIVWFRIRRTNTRKLNLFLIPVLITLAFWFFMAPDIRFAPFTFWALGLAPLAFLIAGFNYKWLKAMPVVIFICACAVMYKNRNLDMQPIGDVPKINNPGIFTTRSGLKINIVHNNPGEDHWEIGDCNIPCSVFPDSALTLRGKTITEGFRIERK
- a CDS encoding C40 family peptidase, giving the protein MKKFSLVIALFLSILAAHAQTKTVPAQAPEKEDDQESLAKDYMSQIMGVALNATSNVKLFQFVYDWIGTPYRFGGSSKKGIDCSAFTKELYEKVFNLDIKRNSRDIFSMVTPVAKDDLKQGDLVFFKIHSRSISHVGIYLGDGRFAHASSRGVAINNIGDSYYSRYFYRGGRMLASFKDELMSGKTEEQDSK
- a CDS encoding CapA family protein translates to MNIRAPLAGLLFLFALSSCVFQQPEMATAIKKPSKNLIAEKKHLVKTTHDTLCIAAVGDIMLGTSYPNNSTLPPDSALHSFDAALTDLQQADITIGNLEGVLLDGGAPASFKMHLKSTAYLFRMPSVYSGIFKNAGFNLLSLANNHIGDFGDRGRLNTMRVLDSIGIAYAGQISRPDTVITISGVKYGFCSFAPNAQTLPITDLKFVKQEVRSLKSRCDVVIVSFHGGGEGPTFEHVPRQMETYMGARRGNVYEFAHTAINAGADLVLGNGPHVNRAVELYNGRLIAYSLGNFCTYKCVSVEGVSGLAPLLKVYLNKKGEFLSARIIPFKQTHADGLTRDSTFRVIDKIKQLTDADFPASGLTITLDGVITPLPQQVGVAAGIQ